Proteins encoded within one genomic window of Anopheles gambiae chromosome 3, idAnoGambNW_F1_1, whole genome shotgun sequence:
- the LOC1278130 gene encoding uncharacterized protein LOC1278130 — MAKNWMTRTKKKFLRLHPAWRVYVILLGLLVLYNEVLIYVLQKFKWSNIYCKEADCVRILLVADPQILGKTFDTHFYAGLANYDSDRYLAWYYEQAVEHVQPDVIIFLGDLMDEGTDSTEMHFEEYYTRFGAIFPTHPTARSIYIPGDNDIGGEGRQPLNPIAKRRFRQYFSERPAWVINDNLTIYNINRITLEMTLNDPRMVDSTGSDVSDRYLRIFVSHMPVLDVPSSFTYTAIHNLKPNVIFSAHLHVSQFARIHRSRLKTVQYKPLSQDKRTAYKVHSFDLSYHQDTQELLEIIVPTCSYRMSVPDIGYGYAAIDGTTLKYTVLWTTRRFYQLISYVVMFAVPFGLGVLYLLVKFVREHCTCRPRYERLPK, encoded by the exons ATGGCAAAGAATTGGATGACTAGAACGAAGAAAAAGTTTCTCCGGCTTCACCCGGCGTGGCGCGTGTACGTGATCCTGCTCGGCCTGCTGGTGCTGTACAACGAGGTGCTAATTTATGTGTTGCAAAAGTTCAAGTGGTCAAATATTTATTGTAAAGAAG CTGACTGTGTAAGGATTTTGCTTGTAGCGGATCCACAGATTCTGGGCAAAACGTTCGACACACACTTCTATGCCGGGTTGGCCAACTATGACTCGGACCGTTACCTGGCCTGGTACTACGAGCAGGCGGTCGAGCATGTGCAGCCAGATGTGATCATCTTTCTTGGCGATCTGATGGACGAGGGCACGGATTCAACCGAGATGCATTTCGAGGAGTACTACACACGCTTCGGAGCGATCTTTCCCACTCATCCGACCGCGAGGTCGATCTACATACCGGGCGATAACGATATCGGCGGTGAGGGTCGGCAGCCGCTGAATCCGATTGCGAAGCGGCGGTTCCGTCAGTACTTCTCCGAGCGTCCGGCATGGGTGATTAACGACAATCTCACGATTTACAACATCAATCGGATAACGCTGGAAATGACGTTGAACGATCCGCGCATGGTGGACAGCACTGGGTCGGACGTTTCCGATCGCTACCTGCGGATATTCGTCAGCCATATGCCGGTGCTGGATGTGCCGTCCAGCTTCACCTACACGGCGATACACAACCTGAAGCCGAACGTGATCTTTTCGGCCCATCTGCACGTGTCGCAGTTTGCGCGCATACACCGCAGCCGGCTGAAAACGGTCCAGTATAAGCCGCTGAGCCAGGACAAGCGTACGGCGTACAAGGTGCATTCGTTCGATCTGAGCTACCATCAGGATACGCAGGAGCTGCTGGAAATCATCGTCCCGACGTGCTCGTACCGGATGAGTGTACCGGACATTGGGTACGGTTATGCGGCCATTG ATGGCACCACACTGAAGTACACCGTGCTGTGGACGACACGGCGCTTCTATCAACTGATCTCGTACGTGGTGATGTTTGCCGTACCGTTTGGGCTGGGTGTGCTGTATCTTCTGGTGAAATTTGTACGCGAACACTGCACCTGTCGGCCACGGTATGAACGATTGCCGAAGTAA
- the LOC133394009 gene encoding toll-like receptor 13 has protein sequence MRFKHLDTLTFDHAITKHLVETVEELEIVDSRALIHFILPSASAIQRLTIARTQLNWIHFQPNEAVLLVSIVSSNLQLVPPSLRNLNNVKYIKLQKSYIRYLNLDLLQWLRKLDTLDLMYNKIHTLASTLQCLQQHNLITLNLRNNQLRILNLELLPLIGLFEQVDLSHNKIELLVGRFSSDHLQTLIVSHNRLKVIDFCQWDAMPTLAKMSFEANELTRVPNCIHHLPNLSYVGFGSNKFTQVDMERFGELDNLTTLDFSANRISLITFREENYPAPFFVGLLAFISSWAVGFQWYCSDYDGVECTIHYLGVLKTDLSKLKNVTHGATFIRFTRVKALTVDQATIVHLPDTVRKLEITDSQPVQIIIIPSYLAITCLFVHITQLRWIHFQPNDAVRELSIRISNLQQIPPTIKNLTNLQHISLQHSHLQHLNLDLLHWCRFLHTVDLSYNEIHTITSTPHAGQQRQLSSLILNHNQLSVLNLEVLAPIGWFAYVDFSYNKIELLVGRFSSEHMATVSFAYNRLKTVDFCQWEQVTNLTFISFLSNELTSVPNCINRLTNLTAVSFMSNQLTSVTMDAFADMDNLTSLYLSYNNIRSITVHEGRYPKQLQQLFLRGNKHKCDNHLFGQPFCSQ, from the exons ATGCGGTTCAAACATTTGGACACGCTCACCTTCGATCACGCGATCACCAAACACCTCGTAGAAACTGTCGAGGAGCTGGAAATTGTTGACTCAAGAGCACTGATACACTTCATCCTGCCCAGTGCGAGCGCCATCCAGCGTCTGACCATTGCGAGGACACAGCTCAACTGGATCCACTTCCAGCCCAACGAGGCTGTCCTGCTGGTGTCGATCGTTTCCAGCAATCTGCAGCTGGTGCCACCATCGCTACGAAACCTCAACAATGTAAAGTACATCAAGCTGCAAAAGTCCTACATCCGTTACCTTAACCTGGACCTGCTGCAGTGGTTGCGCAAGCTGGACACGCTGGACCTGATgtacaacaaaatacacacccTCGCTAGCACTCTCCAGTgtctgcagcagcacaacctCATCACACTCAATCTCCGTAACAATCAGCTCAGAATACTAAATCTCGAGCTTCTGCCGCTGATTGGATTGTTTGAGCAAGTGGACCTATCGCACAATAAAATTGAGCTGCTGGTAGGGCGGTTCTCGAGCGACCATCTCCAAACTCTGATCGTTTCCCACAATCGACTCAAAGTGATCGACTTTTGCCAGTGGGATGCAATGCCGACTCTTGCAAAGATGTCGTTCGAGGCGAACGAGCTGACCCGCGTTCCCAACTGCATACATCACCTGCCGAACCTCAGCTACGTTGGGTTCGGGAGCAACAAGTTCACCCAGGTCGACATGGAACGCTTCGGTGAGCTGGACAATCTTACGACTTTGGATTTTTCTGCAAACCGAATCTCGCTCATCACGTTCCGAGAGGAAAACTATCCC GCGCCGTTCTTCGTTGGGCTCCTTGCCTTCATCTCCAGCTGGGCAGTTGGCTTCCAGTGGTACTGTAGCGATTACGACGGGGTTGAGTGCACCATCCATTATCTTGGCGTGCTGAAGACTGATCTCTCCAAGCTAAAAAACGTCACACACGGGGCAACATTCATACGCTTCACGCGCGTCAAAGCGTTGACGGTAGATCAGGCCACGATCGTACACCTGCCCGACACGGTGCGGAAGCTGGAAATCACTGACTCGCAACCGGTGCAGATCATCATAATTCCGAGCTATCTCGCCATCACCTGCCTGTTCGTGCATATAACGCAGCTCAGATGGATCCACTTCCAGCCGAACGATGCCGTGCGGGAGCTGTCCATTAGGATCAGCAATCTGCAGCAGATCCCGCCAACGATTAAAAATTTGACAAATTTACAACACATCAGTCTGCAGCATTCGCACCTCCAGCATCTTAACCTGGACCTGCTGCATTGGTGTCGGTTTTTGCATACGGTCGATCTGAGCTACAACGAAATCCACACAATCACCAGTACGCCGCACGCCGGACAGCAGCGACAGCTCAGTTCCCTTATTTTGAACCACAATCAGCTGAGTGTGCTGAATCTCGAGGTACTCGCACCGATCGGATGGTTCGCGTATGTAGATTTCTCGTACAACAAGATCGAACTGCTCGTTGGCCGATTCTCGAGCGAGCACATGGCAACGGTTTCTTTCGCCTACAACCGTCTGAAAACGGTCGACTTTTGCCAATGGGAGCAGGTCACGAACTTAACCTTTATATCGTTCTTATCCAACGAACTCACCAGTGTGCCAAACTGTATCAACCGGCTGACGAACCTTACCGCCGTAAGCTTTATGAGTAACCAGCTGACCAGTGTCACCATGGACGCATTTGCCGATATGGACAATCTAACGTCACTGTACCTGTCGTACAACAACATACGATCGATCACTGTCCACGAGGGAAGATATCCCAAGCAACTTCAGCAGCTCTTTCTTAGAGGCAACAAGCACAAATGTGACAATCACCTGTTCGGCCAACCGTTCTGTTCG CAATAA